The following are encoded in a window of Musa acuminata AAA Group cultivar baxijiao unplaced genomic scaffold, Cavendish_Baxijiao_AAA HiC_scaffold_71, whole genome shotgun sequence genomic DNA:
- the LOC135654664 gene encoding uncharacterized protein LOC135654664 isoform X2, whose translation MPRTSALECPGCPPLRALTTDVLGLVKVVEAHGKTGIPKVVETWGQPNASSCVLAASYSDHKTDPLLAVARKNGLVECLNPINGEALGITKIDQPLSLDGSLNDDHVVGLHLFKTKGIDVPSRSVSLLTCLEKGNACLRSIPVGDAPENSTTASHITWNVCSSGKIICSSVDKSENYALFGGNGIELNMWDLGKCSKIWSAKSPPNRLGIFSPTWFTAATFLSEDDHRKVVAGTINHQVRLYDTSAQRRPIISVDFRESPIKAVCEDLDGYTVYIGNGSGDLASFDMRTGKLMGCFIGKCSGSIRSIARHPELPVIASCGLDSSLRVWDAKTRQLLSAVFLKQHLTNVVIDSHFSDEGKICHVHRGLNFWW comes from the exons ATGCCACGAACAAGTGCATTGGAGTGCCCTGGATGCCCACCTTTGAGAGCCTTGACGACTGACGTGCTCGgtcttgtaaaag TTGTCGAAGCTCATGGAAAGACTGGAATTCCAAAGGTGGTAGAAACATGGGGGCAGCCAAATGCTTCATCTTGTGTCCTTGCTGCTTCTTATTCTGATCACAAAACTGATCCG CTTTTGGCTGTTGCTCGCAAGAATGGTTTG GTTGAGTGTCTAAATCCTATTAATGGAGAGGCTTTGGGCATCACTAAGATCGATCAACCCTTATCACTGGATGGCTCTCTTAATGATGATCATGTTGTTGGATTGCATCTCTTCAAAACTAAAGGAATCGATGTTCCATCAAG GTCAGTTTCATTACTTACCTGTCTGGAAAAGGGTAATGCTTGCTTGAGGTCCATTCCCGTCGGTGATGCGCCAGAAAACTCAACTACTGCTTCTCATATTACATGGAATGTATGCTCTTCTGGTAAAATAATATGTTCTTCAGTGGATAAAAGTGAGAATTATGCCTTATTTGGAGG GAATGGCATTGAATTGAACATGTGGGATCTTGGAAAATGCAGTAAGATCTGGAGTGCAAAATCT CCTCCTAATAGACTTGGTATATTCTCTCCAACTTGGTTTACTGCTGCAACTTTTCTGAGTGAAGATGACCATAGAAAAGTTGTGGCTGGCACGATCAATCATCAG GTTCGTCTTTATGACACTTCAGCACAGAGGAGACCTATAATTTCAGTCGACTTTAGAGAATCTCCAATTAAAGCAGTTTGTGAAGATCTAGATGGCTATACAGTCTATATAGGCAATGGTTCTGGGGATCTTGCTTCATTTGATATGAGAACAG GAAAACTGATGGGATGCTTTATTGGTAAGTGCTCTGGAAGCATCAGATCTATAGCGAGACATCCAGAACTTCCCGTGATAGCATCTTGTG GATTGGACAGCTCTTTGCGTGTGTGGGATGCAAAGACGAGACAACTTCTATCTGCG gttttccTCAAGCAACATCTAACAAATGTGGTGATCGATTCACATTTCTCAGACGAAG
- the LOC135654664 gene encoding uncharacterized protein LOC135654664 isoform X3 — MPRTSALECPGCPPLRALTTDVLGLVKVVEAHGKTGIPKVVETWGQPNASSCVLAASYSDHKTDPLLAVARKNGLVECLNPINGEALGITKIDQPLSLDGSLNDDHVVGLHLFKTKGIDVPSRSVSLLTCLEKGNACLRSIPVGDAPENSTTASHITWNVCSSGKIICSSVDKSENYALFGGNGIELNMWDLGKCSKIWSAKSPPNRLGIFSPTWFTAATFLSEDDHRKVVAGTINHQVRLYDTSAQRRPIISVDFRESPIKAVCEDLDGYTVYIGNGSGDLASFDMRTGKLMGCFIGKCSGSIRSIARHPELPVIASCGLDSSLRVWDAKTRQLLSAVFLKQHLTNVVIDSHFSDEGES; from the exons ATGCCACGAACAAGTGCATTGGAGTGCCCTGGATGCCCACCTTTGAGAGCCTTGACGACTGACGTGCTCGgtcttgtaaaag TTGTCGAAGCTCATGGAAAGACTGGAATTCCAAAGGTGGTAGAAACATGGGGGCAGCCAAATGCTTCATCTTGTGTCCTTGCTGCTTCTTATTCTGATCACAAAACTGATCCG CTTTTGGCTGTTGCTCGCAAGAATGGTTTG GTTGAGTGTCTAAATCCTATTAATGGAGAGGCTTTGGGCATCACTAAGATCGATCAACCCTTATCACTGGATGGCTCTCTTAATGATGATCATGTTGTTGGATTGCATCTCTTCAAAACTAAAGGAATCGATGTTCCATCAAG GTCAGTTTCATTACTTACCTGTCTGGAAAAGGGTAATGCTTGCTTGAGGTCCATTCCCGTCGGTGATGCGCCAGAAAACTCAACTACTGCTTCTCATATTACATGGAATGTATGCTCTTCTGGTAAAATAATATGTTCTTCAGTGGATAAAAGTGAGAATTATGCCTTATTTGGAGG GAATGGCATTGAATTGAACATGTGGGATCTTGGAAAATGCAGTAAGATCTGGAGTGCAAAATCT CCTCCTAATAGACTTGGTATATTCTCTCCAACTTGGTTTACTGCTGCAACTTTTCTGAGTGAAGATGACCATAGAAAAGTTGTGGCTGGCACGATCAATCATCAG GTTCGTCTTTATGACACTTCAGCACAGAGGAGACCTATAATTTCAGTCGACTTTAGAGAATCTCCAATTAAAGCAGTTTGTGAAGATCTAGATGGCTATACAGTCTATATAGGCAATGGTTCTGGGGATCTTGCTTCATTTGATATGAGAACAG GAAAACTGATGGGATGCTTTATTGGTAAGTGCTCTGGAAGCATCAGATCTATAGCGAGACATCCAGAACTTCCCGTGATAGCATCTTGTG GATTGGACAGCTCTTTGCGTGTGTGGGATGCAAAGACGAGACAACTTCTATCTGCG gttttccTCAAGCAACATCTAACAAATGTGGTGATCGATTCACATTTCTCAGACGAAG